A single genomic interval of Chitinophaga sp. 180180018-3 harbors:
- a CDS encoding DUF4998 domain-containing protein yields the protein MKNIGFLTFLWILVLSGFIVSCTKTRGDAYRKYMEGGEITYPGRADTVLVHSGLNRILLSVILGNDPLVTRLKVFWNNNTDSLELPVKRTTGIDTVNVLVPKLNEGDYNFTIYTYDKDSHRSVMVNAFGVAIGQNYVGTLTNRTLQSVTQSADGNQIILSWGAAAAGEQGIDVSYTGADGTDRKITVPATEIRTVLPDYKERSLLTYNSRYKPDSNAFEYFYPKAGSVTLPAFERELPKANFKALELPTDVKDGGYGWLINYLWDDNYNPPGFATQSIVPCWFTIDCGKAAALSRFKVWQANDRLYEKESVKTFELYGSNQPAADGTWDSWTKIGAYESIKPSGLPAGQTSDDDVAYAEAGEEFSVPQGIAPFRYYRFKLLTNWGNSNFMTMEEFTFYTHDK from the coding sequence ATGAAAAATATTGGATTTCTTACATTTCTATGGATACTGGTCCTCTCCGGCTTCATTGTATCCTGTACCAAAACCCGGGGCGATGCCTACAGAAAGTACATGGAAGGAGGCGAGATCACTTATCCCGGAAGAGCCGATACAGTACTCGTACATTCAGGCCTCAACCGGATCCTGTTGTCTGTTATACTGGGCAACGATCCGCTCGTGACACGGCTGAAAGTTTTCTGGAACAACAACACCGACTCCCTGGAACTCCCTGTAAAACGAACCACCGGGATCGACACGGTGAATGTACTGGTGCCTAAACTGAACGAAGGAGATTATAATTTTACCATTTACACGTACGACAAGGATAGTCATCGTTCAGTAATGGTGAACGCCTTCGGGGTGGCTATAGGTCAGAATTATGTTGGCACACTCACGAACCGGACTTTACAATCTGTTACACAGTCTGCTGACGGGAATCAGATAATACTTAGCTGGGGAGCAGCGGCTGCGGGAGAACAGGGTATTGACGTGAGCTATACAGGCGCCGATGGAACAGACCGTAAAATTACTGTGCCAGCCACAGAAATACGTACTGTGCTTCCGGATTATAAAGAGCGCTCATTACTGACCTACAATTCAAGATACAAGCCGGATTCCAATGCATTTGAGTATTTTTATCCCAAAGCCGGCAGTGTCACTTTGCCGGCCTTTGAGAGAGAATTACCCAAAGCAAACTTTAAAGCACTTGAATTACCAACCGATGTAAAAGACGGAGGTTATGGCTGGCTGATCAACTATTTGTGGGATGATAATTACAACCCACCCGGTTTTGCGACACAGTCAATTGTTCCCTGCTGGTTCACGATCGATTGCGGCAAAGCAGCAGCGCTCAGCCGCTTTAAAGTATGGCAGGCCAACGACCGGCTATACGAAAAAGAAAGCGTGAAAACCTTTGAGTTGTATGGCAGCAATCAGCCTGCAGCCGATGGCACCTGGGATAGCTGGACGAAAATAGGCGCTTATGAATCCATCAAGCCATCCGGTTTGCCTGCCGGACAAACTTCAGACGATGATGTGGCTTATGCAGAAGCAGGAGAGGAATTCAGCGTGCCACAGGGAATAGCACCATTCCGGTATTACCGGTTTAAACTATTAACCAATTGGGGAAATAGCAACTTTATGACGATGGAAGAATTTACATTTTATACACACGATAAGTAA
- a CDS encoding DUF5000 domain-containing lipoprotein, translating to MNKRIYYKSILISLLVICSCKREEPRPVKQNSTTPGIVTNVTVTNLHGAARINYTLPGDPDLLCVKALYQTTKGAKQETKVSRYNSSLLVEGFGDTSTYKVSLYVVDKSENVSPAVEVTVHPLEPPIWAVRRSLSVVPDFGGVNVKYTNAGEDDLALVVLANDSLGQFSPVTTQYTNLKEGNFSTRNMKDVQTQFGVYVRDRWGNLSDTLQMKLTPLFEELLDRTKMKEVVLPGDAPLGYGGNVAGLFDGSTTSGFYHSGDAARMPQWFTYDMGVTAKLSRLVWFMRPDYYYSLHNPKVVEIWGSNKPNPNGSFDDSWILLATTTQVKPSGLPEGELSQADTDAALAGWTVTFPLNTPKVRYIRFKTLKNWSNGTYVNFYEIMMWGDTK from the coding sequence ATGAACAAACGAATTTATTACAAGAGTATATTAATATCCCTGCTGGTCATCTGCTCCTGCAAAAGAGAGGAACCCCGGCCTGTTAAACAAAACAGCACAACTCCGGGCATTGTCACCAATGTAACAGTAACGAATCTCCATGGTGCAGCCAGGATCAATTATACCCTGCCTGGCGATCCCGATCTGCTATGCGTAAAAGCCCTGTATCAGACAACGAAAGGGGCAAAACAGGAAACCAAGGTAAGCCGTTACAATAGCAGCTTATTGGTAGAAGGTTTTGGAGATACCAGCACTTATAAAGTATCGTTGTATGTGGTGGATAAAAGCGAAAACGTTTCTCCTGCCGTGGAAGTGACCGTACATCCGCTGGAGCCACCCATTTGGGCAGTGAGAAGGTCGTTGTCTGTAGTGCCTGATTTTGGCGGTGTAAATGTTAAATATACCAATGCGGGAGAAGACGACCTGGCGCTGGTTGTATTGGCTAACGATTCTTTAGGGCAATTCTCTCCGGTAACTACTCAGTATACTAATCTGAAAGAAGGTAATTTCTCCACCCGGAACATGAAGGATGTACAAACGCAATTCGGCGTATATGTAAGAGACCGATGGGGGAATTTGTCAGATACCCTACAGATGAAACTGACGCCCTTATTTGAAGAACTGCTGGATCGTACGAAAATGAAAGAAGTGGTATTACCCGGAGATGCACCATTGGGCTACGGCGGTAATGTGGCTGGTCTTTTTGACGGCAGCACCACCAGCGGCTTTTATCATTCAGGAGATGCCGCCAGAATGCCTCAGTGGTTTACCTACGATATGGGCGTAACTGCCAAATTAAGTCGATTGGTGTGGTTCATGAGGCCGGATTATTACTATTCACTGCATAATCCCAAAGTAGTGGAAATATGGGGCTCCAATAAGCCTAATCCCAACGGAAGTTTTGACGATAGCTGGATATTACTGGCAACTACCACACAGGTGAAACCGTCCGGATTGCCGGAAGGAGAGCTTTCTCAGGCTGATACTGACGCTGCGTTAGCCGGCTGGACAGTCACCTTCCCGCTAAATACTCCGAAAGTGCGCTATATCCGGTTTAAGACACTGAAGAACTGGTCTAATGGTACCTATGTGAATTTTTATGAAATAATGATGTGGGGAGACACAAAATAA
- a CDS encoding RagB/SusD family nutrient uptake outer membrane protein produces MGRQRFAAWLLCSAAILFASCKKGYLDIVPDNVPTIDHAFANRVEAEKYLFTCYAYLPKEGHPDKNPAFSGCDEAWTYWPMSEDYFYLDPYNIARGNQNSANPYMNYWDGYDGKSLWQGIRACNIFLENVGKVRDLQPYERDRWIAEVKFLKAYFHWYLFRMYGPIPVVDKNLPITAPPDEVRVFRQPVDSVVNYISGLLDEAAAGDNTGLPLSITSATTELGRITKVAALAIKARVLVTAASPLFNGNNDFAGMKNKNGQLLFNPQYDASKWQRAREACKKAIDLALAAGLRLYHFNPSIFEVDHATRIEMNIRNAVCEKWNSELIWGLTSDGDPTYWLQTFACPQLDPNTFNINLKGKLAPPLKIAEMFYTQHGVPIDEDKTWDYTNRFKLRTVTAKDTGMQEGYKTVGLHFEREPRFYADIAFDGSKWFMKNDNYNIQSKLEQFSGKKQSRLYSITGYYTKKIVSWNLVFTTSSLQTESYPWPVMRLSDLYLLYAEALNETGGSAEALTYLNQIRERAGLQSVETSWSTYSTKPSKYASVEGLRDIIRQERSIEMAFEGSRFWDLRRWKTAPQVLNSPIYGWDILQSTYEDYNRKVFLYNMQFVAPRDYFWPIKEDNLQVNPNLLQNPGW; encoded by the coding sequence ATGGGCAGACAGCGTTTTGCCGCGTGGTTGCTATGTTCCGCCGCCATACTTTTTGCCTCCTGTAAAAAAGGCTACCTGGATATCGTGCCCGATAATGTGCCTACGATCGATCATGCATTTGCCAATCGGGTAGAAGCAGAAAAGTATTTATTTACCTGCTATGCCTATCTGCCAAAAGAAGGCCATCCGGATAAGAACCCCGCCTTCAGCGGTTGCGACGAGGCATGGACCTATTGGCCTATGAGTGAGGATTATTTTTACCTCGACCCTTATAACATTGCCCGCGGTAATCAGAACAGCGCCAATCCGTATATGAACTATTGGGATGGTTATGATGGGAAGTCGCTATGGCAGGGTATCAGAGCCTGTAATATTTTTCTGGAGAATGTCGGTAAAGTAAGAGATCTGCAACCTTATGAAAGAGACCGGTGGATCGCGGAAGTGAAATTTCTGAAGGCCTATTTTCACTGGTATTTATTCAGAATGTACGGCCCCATTCCGGTCGTGGATAAAAACCTGCCCATTACTGCGCCGCCGGACGAAGTGCGGGTGTTTCGCCAACCGGTCGATTCTGTGGTGAATTATATATCCGGTCTGTTGGATGAAGCCGCCGCAGGCGACAATACCGGATTGCCATTGTCTATCACCAGCGCTACCACAGAACTCGGACGTATTACAAAAGTAGCTGCACTGGCCATCAAGGCCCGGGTGCTGGTAACAGCTGCCAGCCCCTTGTTCAATGGTAATAACGATTTTGCCGGTATGAAAAATAAAAACGGGCAGCTGCTTTTTAATCCTCAATACGATGCATCCAAATGGCAACGGGCAAGAGAAGCCTGTAAAAAAGCTATAGATCTCGCGCTGGCAGCCGGACTGAGACTATACCACTTCAATCCCTCCATCTTCGAAGTAGATCACGCTACCCGTATAGAAATGAATATTCGCAATGCAGTGTGCGAGAAATGGAACAGCGAACTGATATGGGGATTAACATCAGACGGTGACCCTACCTACTGGCTGCAAACATTTGCCTGCCCGCAACTGGATCCCAATACATTCAATATTAACCTGAAAGGAAAACTGGCGCCACCACTGAAAATAGCAGAGATGTTTTACACACAGCATGGCGTTCCAATCGATGAAGACAAAACCTGGGACTATACTAACCGTTTCAAGCTGCGCACCGTTACTGCAAAGGATACCGGGATGCAGGAAGGATACAAAACCGTGGGACTGCATTTTGAAAGAGAACCGCGGTTCTATGCTGATATAGCATTTGATGGCTCCAAATGGTTCATGAAAAATGATAACTACAATATTCAAAGTAAGCTGGAACAGTTTTCCGGGAAAAAACAAAGCAGATTGTATTCTATCACCGGCTATTACACTAAAAAGATTGTAAGCTGGAACCTGGTCTTTACTACCTCTTCATTACAAACAGAATCATACCCCTGGCCCGTTATGCGCCTGTCGGACCTCTATCTGCTGTATGCGGAAGCACTGAATGAAACAGGAGGATCTGCGGAGGCATTGACCTATCTGAATCAGATCCGCGAAAGAGCCGGATTGCAGTCCGTAGAAACTTCATGGAGTACCTATTCTACCAAACCATCGAAATATGCGTCTGTAGAAGGTCTTCGGGATATTATCAGGCAGGAGCGTAGTATAGAAATGGCATTTGAAGGTAGCCGCTTCTGGGATCTGAGGAGGTGGAAAACAGCGCCACAAGTGTTGAACAGCCCCATTTACGGTTGGGATATCCTGCAATCGACTTACGAAGATTATAATCGGAAGGTGTTTCTGTATAACATGCAGTTTGTGGCGCCCCGCGATTATTTCTGGCCGATTAAGGAAGATAATCTCCAGGTCAACCCGAATCTGCTGCAAAATCCCGGCTGGTGA